TTGAATGCCAAGGCAATCGACTTTGTGCGTCGCAACAGCGTGACAGACTTGTCGGAGCGCAAAGACCCTCTTTGTGGACTGATAAAGAACGGAGGCTCGAAACGAAACGCATTGCTCAAATGGTGTCAGAACAAAACGTTAGGCTACCGGAATATCGATATCACGAATTTCAGCAGCTCGTGGAACGATGGCCTGGCGTTGTGCGCCATCCTCCACTCTTACCTCCCACAGAAGGTACCCTACGATACATTGACGCCAGTAGAGAAAAGAAGAAACTTCTCTATTGCTTTCTCCGCCGCTGAGAGCGTTGGTATACTCACCACTTTGGTAAGTTCGATTAGCGCAGTATAGGCAGCTATATCTTCATCATACGTTGCACAGACGAGACACAGTTGTGTCGTCCACTTATGAGGCAATTTGGGAAAATTTACTGATCTTTGTATACCATATTAAACTGAGCAGGTCCAAAGCACTGTTATAGTTTCTATAACTGCCGTCATTACTTGTAGATGTCGCCACTATTCCTTGTCTGTGCCGTTGCTGTTCCCCCATGGTGAATACTCTAGAATCCATTAATGAAAACCTGTTCTTTTCTATAGAACATAGGTGAAATGTGTCAATTGGAGCGACCTGACTGGCAACAAGTCATGACGTACGTGACCAGTATTTACAAACACTTTGAAACGTAATGTGTTAATGGTGTGTGGTCGGTGTTCCGTGTCACCGAGGCGGGTCCTCCTCTCCATTCAAATGAGAACAAGATCATCTAGTCAACCAAAAAGCAGAAGTAAAAATTTTCTATAGGTCAAAATTTCGCGAAGACTATTTTTGTGGATCTTTCCAAGGATCGCAGGATCAGCACTGCCTACATCCCGATTGCCGTTAAATAGCGATTGCGAGCGATTCGAAGCAGAGAGTACTCGTTTGAAGACTAAACACCAAATGGAATTGCTTTTCATTCTTTTATTATGAGACTGAGCATTTATATACATacgcatacatatatacatacatacatacatatatacatgtatatatgtatatatatatatatatatactatattcgCTGCACAGTATACTTGTAGTATAGACAGTACTACGATATCAGTGTACTGTATAGCGAGAACGAGGACAAAGAATTAGAGGCAGGGATTTTGTAGAAACCGTCGATTTGTCGGAGCAAAGAGGAAACAGATGAGAATTATAAGCTTTACCGATGTCTTCTGCGCGTGAAAATGCATGCTTCAGTGCCTCCTTGGCAGAGccaacaatattattacatactaCTGTTGTGTGCAAAAGAATTTTTCTACGCCACCTGGTCTTTTGCATGCTTTctaacgaaaaagaaaaaacaaaagcTAACGAGTGTGTCGAGTATTTCCGTTCCTCGTACCGTGAGTATTTTTGTACTTGTATTATTTTTCGAGAAACTTTTTTGTAAAGTTTACAAAACCAATGTACAGAACGAAGCGCCTTAATTTAAAAAAGCGacctaatttattatattagtcAGGTTTAGTAGACTACGAGAAGAAGCCGGAGCAGCAAATTTTATTAGCATCGTTTATGTTTCTATACTCATTTTCGAGATATAGtaaggaacgaacgaacgaagatTAAGTTCTCTGTGATATAGCGAAGAAATAGCCCCAAAACAGAGATAAAAGAAACTTTATCGTTATTGctcttattattactattacgattattattataattattactactactattaataTCATCCTCATCGTCATTGTTGTACCATTGTAGACAATATGCTGTCTGACATAAAACAATAAACTTGCCTAATACTATCTAAAAATCCGCAAACAATTTAACTTTCAaaggaacagaattttattttacgaATAACCAGATAGAAGTAAGAAATAGTTTTAATGTTTCTCAAGGTATATTTACACAGTATTTACAATTATGAACTTAATATTATATCTCATGCTTTACTTCTCTACCTTAGTGTTCTAGGGCAACGTCATTTACGTCAATTACATTAGGTAGTTAATTCATTTCTTTATCACGATTCGCTCACGTCCATTTTATCCTGATCTTTCTCTCCTGAATAATACTCATTGGCTGGTTCAACCATCTTGTCAGTGTCCTGTGTATTCTGTCTAGAGTCCGGATCAGGCTCTGGCTGCCTCTCCTCTTCAGGTGGTAGAGCATCACAGGGGACATCCTGCATTTGAACGCTGGGAGAATGTTGTATCATTTTTAGATTATCATACACATGTCTCGTGATTGCTTCCAGGTATTGTTTACTGTTGGCGTTATCCTGTCTAGTGACAACATCGGGATGCAGGGTGAAATCAGGTGCAAAGTATTCTAAATACTCTGTGTAAGGCAACTcgttgcttatttgttcatcgACTAATAAAGAGGTCTCATACGTCCAACAACGTGCAACATTGCGCAGGGTATACCCACCCCCACCTACAGTGAGCAGAGGAACGTTCAAGTCTCTGACAAATTTCACACACTCCCCATGTCCTTTCGTACTTAAACTGAAGCAGCCAAGACGATCGTTTGCGAGGGAGTCTGCACCACATTGGAGCACAATTGCTGTAGGCTGAAAGAACTCCATTACATGAGATATCACAGGCTTGAACACCTGTACATAAGAGGTGTCATCGATTCCCTCCTTCAGTGGTACATTCACAGAGTAATATCTTCCACTTTCTGCACCGATTTCATACATGTCTCCAGTTCCAGGAAAGAAATAGTTTCCATACTTGTGGAATGATACAGTCATTACCCTGTCTGTGAGGTAGAATGCCTCCTGGACTCCATCACCATGATGAACGTCTATATCTATGTAAAGAACTCTTGCATGATATTTCAACAACTCCAAGATTGCTATCACAATGTCATTGATATAACAGAAACCGGATGCTTCAAACTTCTTTGCATGGTGTAATCCTCCACTCCAGTTGATGGCTATGTCACAGCAGTTGTTGTTCAGCTTCGTAGCCCCTTCTAAGGATGCTCCCGTGTACATGGAGCAGAAGTCAAACAGTCCTTCGAAGACAGGACAGTCATCTCCTACATTGAAGTGGCTAAGGTACTTCGTGTATCCTTGCAAATTCTGTGGTGTCACTCTTTGTAGAAACTCTACATACTCGTCAGAATGGAAACGACACATGTCATGAGTGCTGGCTCTATAGGGACGGTATATTTGCATCTTTTTATGCAGGCCATAATTAAGTACGAGACTGTGGATCACAGAAAGTCTATGAGGCTTCATTGGATGACCAGGGCCATAATGAAAGTTCCCAACGTCAGGATTATAAAAGTACGATACCtttttgttgtaactcataTTTGAGGTTACCGTAATCAAGTCAGGATATGTAagaaatataacaaataaaaagGATATCTTCGTCGTCAAGATATTTGCAGTGTCATCATAGAAGGCAGCTAATTCGAAGTTACAATTTTCCTcttgatttttatttaaaaaattttagttTACCGAAGATAGAAGTTATATCGTCCATATATTTTTCTTCTGATAGGTATTTGCCTTGCATGAAATTAAATGCGTTAAACTTCGCCTGGAATTCTTATCGGACAACAAGTTCACGATAA
This genomic stretch from Megalopta genalis isolate 19385.01 chromosome 5, iyMegGena1_principal, whole genome shotgun sequence harbors:
- the HDAC3 gene encoding histone deacetylase 3, coding for MSYNKKVSYFYNPDVGNFHYGPGHPMKPHRLSVIHSLVLNYGLHKKMQIYRPYRASTHDMCRFHSDEYVEFLQRVTPQNLQGYTKYLSHFNVGDDCPVFEGLFDFCSMYTGASLEGATKLNNNCCDIAINWSGGLHHAKKFEASGFCYINDIVIAILELLKYHARVLYIDIDVHHGDGVQEAFYLTDRVMTVSFHKYGNYFFPGTGDMYEIGAESGRYYSVNVPLKEGIDDTSYVQVFKPVISHVMEFFQPTAIVLQCGADSLANDRLGCFSLSTKGHGECVKFVRDLNVPLLTVGGGGYTLRNVARCWTYETSLLVDEQISNELPYTEYLEYFAPDFTLHPDVVTRQDNANSKQYLEAITRHVYDNLKMIQHSPSVQMQDVPCDALPPEEERQPEPDPDSRQNTQDTDKMVEPANEYYSGEKDQDKMDVSES